From the Chloroflexus aurantiacus J-10-fl genome, one window contains:
- a CDS encoding ABC transporter ATP-binding protein: MTAIVETKNLTRYYGAMLALDHLNLHIPAGAVYGFIGPNGAGKTTTMRILTTLLTPSGGEAWVAGFSVTHQRTEVRRAVGFMPDSFGFYNNMTAAEYLKFFADAYHVPPARQLGLIEDLLTLVDLAHKRDSDVMSLSRGMKQRLSLARTLIHDPQLLILDEPASGLDPRARVELRELLKELRRLGKTIMISSHILTELAEMCTHIGIIERGKLLASGDVTTIMRSLQPHRTFEVHVISDLEQAAAAAATADHVLAVRTITDDEPPRLEIDVDGDNHAVSALLAHLINHGVEVVHFTAQTSNLEEVFLKVTQGVVG; this comes from the coding sequence ATGACAGCTATCGTTGAAACCAAAAATCTCACCCGCTACTACGGCGCCATGCTCGCCCTCGATCATCTCAATCTGCACATTCCCGCCGGTGCGGTCTATGGCTTTATTGGCCCGAATGGTGCCGGTAAGACAACGACGATGCGCATCCTGACGACCCTGCTGACACCATCGGGTGGCGAGGCATGGGTCGCCGGGTTCTCGGTCACCCATCAACGAACCGAGGTGCGGCGGGCGGTGGGATTTATGCCCGATTCGTTTGGTTTCTACAACAACATGACGGCTGCCGAATACCTTAAGTTCTTCGCCGATGCGTATCACGTGCCACCCGCCCGTCAGCTTGGATTGATCGAGGATTTGCTGACCCTGGTCGATCTGGCCCACAAACGCGATAGTGATGTGATGTCACTCTCTCGCGGCATGAAACAGCGGCTCAGTCTGGCCCGTACCCTGATCCACGATCCGCAGTTGTTGATCCTGGATGAACCGGCCAGCGGCCTCGATCCGCGGGCGCGCGTCGAGCTGCGCGAGCTGCTCAAAGAGCTGCGCCGGTTGGGCAAGACGATCATGATCAGCTCACACATTCTGACCGAACTGGCCGAGATGTGTACCCACATTGGCATCATCGAGCGGGGCAAACTGCTGGCATCAGGCGATGTCACCACGATTATGCGTTCGCTGCAACCGCACCGCACGTTTGAGGTACACGTCATCAGTGATCTTGAGCAGGCTGCGGCAGCGGCGGCGACCGCCGACCACGTTCTGGCCGTGCGCACCATCACCGACGACGAACCGCCACGGCTCGAAATTGATGTTGACGGCGATAATCATGCGGTGAGTGCGTTACTGGCCCATCTGATCAATCACGGCGTCGAAGTTGTTCACTTTACGGCGCAGACCAGCAATTTAGAAGAAGTATTTCTCAAGGTGACGCAGGGTGTGGTTGGGTGA
- the guaA gene encoding glutamine-hydrolyzing GMP synthase, which translates to MTTHSIPVLDFGSQTAQLIVRRLRELGYYSELLPHDAPEDQVRALAPVGIVLSGGPASVYEPGAPTLPSWLLESDLPVFGICYGMQLISHTLGGIVTRPAGREYGPAMITITHPHPLFADTPTEQPVWMSHGDRIEQLPTGFTAIAANPATPFAAIADDRRKWYGVQFHPEVVHTVYGRTILTNFARLCGARPEWQPNSFVAEAIERVKAQVGDHGRVICALSGGVDSAVAALIIHRAIGDRLTCVFVDNGLLRAGEAEQVIATFSEHFHVPLIAVDAREEFMTALKGVTDPEQKRKIIGEKFIRIFEREARALAGVEFLAQGTLYPDVIESTAPDRPKAAKIKTHHNVGGLPADMQLKLVEPLRYLFKDEVRAAGLQLGLPETWVWRHPFPGPGLAVRIIGEVTWERLEILRQADKIFLEELHASGYYRATQQAFAVLLPVQSVGVMGDGRTYGVTIALRAITTEDYMTADWARLPYELLAHVSSRIVNEVEGVNRVVYDISSKPPATIEWE; encoded by the coding sequence ATGACCACACACAGCATACCGGTACTGGATTTTGGTTCGCAAACCGCTCAGCTCATCGTGCGGCGGTTGCGTGAGCTAGGCTACTACAGCGAGTTATTACCACACGACGCCCCCGAAGATCAGGTGCGAGCGCTGGCGCCGGTTGGTATTGTACTCAGCGGTGGCCCGGCAAGTGTCTACGAACCTGGCGCCCCTACGCTCCCGTCGTGGTTGCTGGAGAGTGATCTACCGGTCTTCGGTATCTGCTACGGTATGCAACTAATCAGCCACACCCTGGGCGGGATTGTCACCCGGCCGGCTGGCCGCGAATACGGCCCGGCGATGATCACCATCACTCATCCGCACCCCCTCTTCGCCGACACCCCAACCGAGCAACCGGTCTGGATGAGCCACGGTGATCGGATCGAACAGTTGCCCACCGGCTTCACAGCGATTGCTGCCAATCCGGCAACCCCCTTCGCCGCCATTGCTGATGATCGGCGCAAGTGGTATGGTGTTCAGTTTCACCCCGAAGTGGTGCATACCGTCTATGGCCGAACCATCCTGACCAACTTTGCCCGTCTGTGTGGGGCACGCCCTGAATGGCAACCGAACAGCTTCGTCGCCGAAGCCATCGAGCGGGTCAAAGCCCAGGTCGGCGATCACGGGCGCGTTATCTGTGCGTTGTCTGGCGGTGTCGACTCAGCCGTGGCCGCGCTCATTATTCATCGCGCTATCGGCGACCGCCTGACCTGCGTCTTTGTTGATAATGGTCTGTTACGGGCAGGCGAAGCGGAACAGGTGATCGCTACCTTCAGCGAGCATTTTCACGTGCCGCTGATTGCGGTTGATGCCCGCGAAGAGTTTATGACCGCTCTGAAAGGGGTGACTGACCCCGAACAGAAGCGCAAAATTATCGGCGAGAAATTCATTCGGATCTTCGAGCGTGAAGCCCGCGCCCTCGCCGGGGTTGAATTCCTCGCCCAGGGCACTCTCTACCCCGACGTCATCGAGTCGACAGCCCCCGACCGCCCAAAGGCGGCGAAAATTAAAACCCACCATAATGTTGGCGGTCTACCAGCCGACATGCAGCTCAAACTGGTCGAGCCGCTGCGCTATCTGTTCAAAGACGAAGTACGCGCCGCTGGCTTACAACTCGGGCTGCCCGAAACGTGGGTCTGGCGCCATCCCTTCCCTGGGCCGGGGCTGGCAGTGCGTATTATCGGTGAAGTAACCTGGGAGCGCCTGGAGATACTGCGGCAGGCGGATAAGATCTTTTTGGAAGAGTTGCATGCCAGTGGCTATTATCGCGCCACCCAGCAGGCGTTTGCCGTCCTGCTACCGGTACAGAGTGTGGGGGTGATGGGTGATGGTCGTACCTACGGCGTCACGATTGCCTTGCGCGCGATTACGACCGAAGACTACATGACCGCCGACTGGGCACGTCTGCCTTACGAGCTGCTGGCCCACGTGAGCAGCCGCATCGTCAACGAAGTCGAAGGGGTCAATCGGGTTGTGTACGATATTTCGTCGAAGCCACCGGCAACTATCGAATGGGAGTAG
- a CDS encoding PH domain-containing protein, with protein MAGNIIDRLLYEDADSALDLAPNEEILYVIGRHWIVLLSRLIVPLLGICFFGGIALYRAVGGGFLVFNTGEPTGFDLFNIVLVLIEAVLLLFWVALWVRGGKDPNPKRVLFTANVAVLALIWFRYNGGRIFYIDPGRFFGQAFDPLNLLFIGLATISLFSIFFVVYDWLNDELILTNRRVVYDNDQVFIPRLLEQRVQQQIFIEEIQDVAAATKTYLQHWLKYGTIEVKSARIGGNIVFHSARDAKEMQRRIMAQVNENRRKRGEHDMAVLIESRVYNEPLPRPKRQLQMTAPRWRWLGWLLPPNPEVQPEKETIIWRKHWLFLLQGLFPPLAMLFTGWIIVVLVGSLGLLSSLWLTVLIIAILIAFLAWSVWEVEDYRNDMYILTPTNVIDVEKKPFGPEDRRAASLGAVTNVSFETTFISNLLGYGDVVVETAGSGGKFTFMHVPNPRDVVTKINDYYVMFKRADKERSLNDMLELLRHYHLAQQRHNELLPANGTTLRLSEQSTETTEEQKSP; from the coding sequence ATGGCCGGAAACATCATTGATCGCTTACTGTACGAAGATGCCGACAGTGCACTCGATCTGGCACCAAACGAGGAGATACTCTATGTTATCGGCCGGCATTGGATCGTTCTCCTGTCGCGTCTGATTGTGCCGTTGCTCGGTATCTGTTTCTTTGGCGGGATTGCCCTGTACCGGGCTGTCGGGGGTGGCTTTCTGGTGTTCAACACCGGTGAGCCAACCGGTTTTGATCTCTTCAACATCGTGCTGGTTTTGATCGAAGCAGTCTTGCTGCTCTTCTGGGTGGCACTGTGGGTACGCGGTGGTAAAGACCCCAATCCGAAGCGAGTGTTGTTTACGGCGAATGTAGCCGTACTTGCCCTGATCTGGTTTCGCTACAATGGTGGTCGCATCTTCTACATCGATCCCGGTCGCTTTTTCGGTCAGGCGTTTGATCCGCTCAACCTGCTCTTCATTGGCCTGGCAACCATCAGCCTCTTCTCGATCTTCTTTGTTGTTTATGATTGGCTGAACGATGAGCTGATCCTCACCAATCGTCGGGTGGTCTACGACAACGATCAGGTCTTCATTCCGCGCCTGCTCGAGCAGCGGGTGCAACAACAGATCTTCATCGAGGAAATTCAAGATGTTGCCGCAGCAACCAAGACCTATCTCCAGCACTGGCTGAAATACGGAACCATCGAGGTCAAATCGGCGCGTATCGGTGGGAATATCGTCTTTCACAGTGCTCGTGATGCAAAAGAGATGCAGCGGCGAATCATGGCCCAGGTTAACGAAAACCGGCGTAAACGTGGTGAACATGATATGGCTGTACTGATTGAGTCCCGCGTTTATAATGAACCACTGCCACGCCCAAAGCGCCAACTACAGATGACTGCGCCCCGCTGGCGATGGTTGGGCTGGTTGTTACCGCCAAACCCTGAAGTGCAACCGGAAAAAGAGACCATCATCTGGCGTAAACACTGGCTATTTTTGCTTCAGGGTCTCTTCCCACCGCTGGCGATGCTCTTCACGGGCTGGATCATTGTGGTGTTAGTGGGTAGTCTGGGCTTGTTGTCTTCACTCTGGCTCACAGTATTGATCATCGCAATCCTGATCGCGTTTCTGGCCTGGTCGGTGTGGGAGGTTGAAGACTATCGTAACGATATGTACATTCTGACCCCAACCAACGTGATTGATGTCGAGAAGAAACCGTTTGGCCCGGAAGATCGGCGGGCGGCCAGTCTCGGCGCGGTCACGAACGTCTCGTTTGAGACCACCTTTATCAGTAATCTGCTGGGGTACGGTGACGTTGTGGTTGAGACGGCTGGTAGTGGTGGGAAGTTTACCTTCATGCACGTACCCAACCCGCGTGATGTAGTAACGAAGATCAACGATTATTATGTGATGTTCAAACGTGCTGATAAAGAGCGTTCTCTCAACGACATGCTGGAGCTGCTCCGGCATTATCATCTCGCTCAGCAACGGCATAACGAATTGCTACCGGCCAACGGTACTACCCTCCGCCTGAGCGAACAATCAACCGAGACTACTGAGGAGCAAAAATCGCCATGA
- the cmk gene encoding (d)CMP kinase, with protein MRIPRTIAIDGQSAAGKSTLGALLAAELGYLYFDTGVMYRALALAALRAGIDPDDEAALTALAHRLTIDVTAPTVTDGRQYTVLIDGEDVTWAIRDPDVERIVSRTARFPAVRREMIRQQQAIGRRGRVVMVGRDIGTVVMPDADLKIYLQASLTERARRRLAELRSRNIEMSLEQVAAALAERDALDAHVAQPADDAIILVNDGLTPAEEVAWVLQQFANGDQPLAQEINRCKSTP; from the coding sequence ATGCGCATACCACGAACAATCGCAATTGACGGCCAATCGGCCGCAGGGAAAAGTACATTAGGTGCACTGCTTGCCGCTGAGCTGGGCTACCTCTACTTCGACACCGGTGTGATGTACCGTGCACTGGCTCTGGCGGCGCTGCGTGCCGGTATCGATCCCGATGATGAGGCCGCGCTGACAGCTCTGGCCCATCGGTTAACTATCGATGTTACAGCACCAACGGTGACGGATGGGCGTCAGTATACAGTGCTGATCGATGGCGAAGATGTGACCTGGGCCATTCGCGACCCTGACGTTGAGCGGATTGTCTCGCGGACAGCCCGCTTTCCAGCGGTGCGGCGCGAGATGATTCGCCAGCAGCAGGCCATCGGGCGGCGGGGGCGCGTGGTGATGGTTGGCCGCGACATCGGGACAGTGGTGATGCCTGATGCTGATCTGAAAATCTATCTTCAGGCATCATTGACCGAACGGGCACGACGGCGCCTGGCCGAACTGCGCAGCCGGAATATTGAGATGTCGCTTGAACAGGTTGCCGCAGCACTGGCGGAACGCGATGCGCTGGACGCTCACGTTGCCCAACCGGCGGACGATGCGATTATCCTGGTGAACGATGGTCTGACGCCGGCTGAAGAGGTGGCATGGGTACTACAGCAGTTTGCCAATGGTGACCAGCCACTCGCGCAAGAGATTAATCGGTGCAAGTCCACCCCCTGA
- the hutH gene encoding histidine ammonia-lyase: MQIREVILDGESLTIEQVLAVAYGQPGTPVVRLAPIARQRVERAAQAVQDLLARGVVAYGITTGFGAFKDRVIAPDQVERLQYNILVSHAVGVGPVFDIPTTRAIMLIRANTLARGHSGVRLQTVERLLDMLNQGIHPRIPCKGSLGASGDLAPLAHMALPLIGLGEVEWQGEVLPAATALERLGWQPLHLAAKEGLALTNGTAVMCALGVIETARAETLSATADIAGCLSLEALYGTPAAFDARLHALRPFPRQIECAAHLRRLLAGSTFVRNNDPRHVQDAYTLRCIPQVHGAVRDAIAYARWVFAIELNAVTDNPLLFVDDDGNVEVISGGNFHGEPLAIALDYLGLAVAELGNIAERRLMRLTDEASNTHVLPAFLTRAGGLNSGFMIVQYTAAALATENKVLAHPASVDSIPTSANVEDHVSMGVTAGLKLRSIIDNVSQILALELFAAAQGIDFRRQELGSQARLGRGTGPVYELIRQYVPFIAEDTLLHPYITIISELVAQGKIAAAAAVHDDADA, from the coding sequence ATGCAGATTCGTGAAGTCATTCTTGATGGCGAAAGCCTGACCATCGAACAGGTACTGGCCGTCGCTTACGGCCAGCCCGGTACCCCTGTCGTGCGCCTGGCCCCAATTGCCCGGCAGCGAGTCGAACGGGCCGCGCAGGCGGTGCAAGACTTGCTGGCACGCGGTGTGGTTGCTTACGGCATTACCACCGGTTTTGGTGCATTTAAAGATCGGGTCATTGCCCCCGACCAGGTTGAACGCCTGCAATACAACATCCTGGTCAGCCACGCTGTAGGGGTTGGGCCGGTCTTTGATATTCCTACCACCCGCGCCATCATGCTCATTCGCGCCAACACGCTGGCCCGTGGGCATTCGGGCGTGCGTTTGCAGACGGTTGAACGTCTGCTTGATATGCTCAACCAGGGCATACATCCCCGGATTCCCTGCAAGGGATCACTGGGCGCGAGTGGCGATCTGGCGCCACTGGCCCATATGGCGTTGCCGCTCATCGGGTTGGGCGAGGTCGAATGGCAGGGTGAGGTATTGCCGGCGGCAACGGCTTTGGAACGACTGGGCTGGCAACCGCTTCATCTGGCCGCTAAAGAGGGGCTGGCCTTAACCAACGGTACCGCGGTCATGTGTGCGCTGGGCGTGATCGAAACCGCCCGCGCCGAGACCCTGAGCGCCACTGCCGATATTGCCGGCTGCCTCAGCTTAGAAGCGCTCTACGGCACACCGGCAGCGTTCGATGCCCGTTTGCACGCACTGCGCCCCTTCCCCCGCCAGATCGAATGCGCTGCCCATCTGCGCCGCTTACTGGCCGGCAGCACCTTCGTCCGCAACAACGACCCGCGCCACGTCCAGGATGCCTACACCCTGCGCTGCATCCCACAGGTACACGGTGCCGTGCGCGATGCAATTGCCTATGCCCGTTGGGTCTTTGCCATTGAACTGAATGCCGTCACCGACAACCCGCTCCTGTTCGTTGACGACGATGGCAACGTCGAAGTCATCTCCGGCGGCAATTTTCACGGCGAGCCGCTGGCAATCGCTCTCGATTACCTGGGCCTGGCTGTAGCCGAACTCGGCAACATCGCCGAACGACGCCTAATGCGGCTCACCGATGAAGCATCCAACACCCATGTCTTGCCGGCCTTCCTGACCAGGGCCGGTGGGCTGAATTCGGGCTTCATGATCGTCCAGTACACGGCAGCGGCTCTGGCTACCGAAAACAAAGTGCTCGCCCACCCGGCCAGTGTCGATAGCATTCCCACATCGGCAAACGTTGAAGATCACGTCAGCATGGGTGTCACTGCCGGCCTGAAACTGCGCAGCATCATCGACAACGTCAGCCAGATTCTGGCGCTTGAGCTATTCGCTGCGGCGCAGGGCATCGACTTCCGCCGCCAGGAACTGGGCAGTCAGGCCCGACTGGGGCGCGGCACCGGGCCGGTGTACGAACTGATTCGTCAATACGTACCATTCATCGCCGAAGACACCCTCCTCCACCCCTACATCACTATCATCAGTGAACTCGTCGCTCAGGGCAAGATCGCCGCTGCCGCTGCCGTTCACGACGACGCGGATGCGTAA
- a CDS encoding ABC transporter permease, protein MSAKFAALMRVAWADALAYRAQLLIWVITGMLPLIMLAVWRTLAGDGVIGGYASDDFVAYFVGALCIRQLTGVWIIWDMEREIRLGELSPHLLRPVHPLWRYLAMALADKPLRLLMVAPIALITALIAPGAIPQPDPLRWSLLPLAIVLAFAVYFLNQCCIGVLSFWWTQVLALQDFWFGMYAFCSGYLVPLDLLPPPVRMVLDWLPFRAMLAFPLELLLGRIDLLAIIWGFAHQLAWIGLFGLLLRWLWRGGVQRYSAVGA, encoded by the coding sequence ATGTCTGCCAAGTTTGCAGCTCTGATGCGGGTAGCCTGGGCCGATGCGCTGGCGTATCGTGCGCAACTGCTGATCTGGGTGATCACCGGCATGTTGCCGCTGATTATGCTGGCAGTCTGGCGCACGCTGGCCGGAGATGGGGTGATCGGTGGATACGCCAGTGACGATTTTGTGGCCTATTTTGTGGGGGCGCTCTGTATCAGGCAATTGACCGGGGTGTGGATCATTTGGGATATGGAACGCGAGATTCGGCTCGGCGAATTGTCGCCGCACCTGTTGCGACCAGTTCACCCCCTGTGGCGGTACCTGGCGATGGCCCTGGCCGATAAACCGCTCCGGCTGCTGATGGTTGCTCCGATTGCCCTGATCACGGCCTTGATCGCACCGGGAGCGATCCCGCAGCCCGATCCGCTGCGGTGGAGTCTGTTGCCGCTGGCCATTGTGCTGGCTTTTGCCGTCTACTTTCTGAACCAGTGTTGTATCGGTGTGCTGAGCTTTTGGTGGACGCAAGTGCTGGCGCTGCAAGATTTCTGGTTTGGGATGTATGCATTTTGCAGCGGCTATCTGGTACCGCTCGATCTGCTGCCGCCACCGGTCAGAATGGTGTTGGACTGGTTGCCTTTCCGGGCGATGCTGGCCTTTCCGCTCGAACTGTTGTTGGGGCGGATCGATCTGCTGGCAATCATCTGGGGCTTCGCGCATCAACTGGCCTGGATTGGGCTGTTTGGGCTGTTGTTGCGCTGGCTCTGGCGCGGCGGCGTGCAGCGGTATAGTGCAGTGGGGGCGTAG
- the hutU gene encoding urocanate hydratase — protein MSRIVRAPRGTTLTCANWQIEAAYRMIQNNLDPDVAFDPDHLIVYGGRGRAARNWECFDAILATLRRLRPDETLIVQSGKPVAVFRTHTDAPRVLIANANLVPAWATQANFDRWEAAGLTMYGQMTAGSWIYIGTQGILQGTYETFGALARSAGWGTLRGRLVVTAGLGEMGGAQPLAVTLNEGVLIAVEIDRWRAERRLRLRQVDRLSDDLEEAMTWAEEARASGTPLSIALIGNAAELLPEMLRRGVVPDVATDQTSAHDVRYGYIPAGLSLAEAAELRERDPAEYDRRALASMAEHVRTLLEWQRRGSIVFDYGNNLRQRAFDAGVHDAFNYPGFVPAYIRPLFCEGKGPFRWVALSGDPEDIYVTDRAIAELFPHDEHLGRWLRLARDHVAFQGLPARICWLGYGERAQAGLLLNDLVARGIVKAPIVIGRDHLDAGSVASPNRETEGMRDGSDAIADWPLLNALINAVGGATWVSIHHGGGVGIGYSIHAGQVIVADGTPEAARRIERVLTTDPGMGVVRHADAGYPEAIAFARRHGIDMPMLE, from the coding sequence ATGAGTCGCATCGTGCGGGCGCCACGCGGCACAACGTTGACCTGTGCCAACTGGCAGATTGAAGCGGCCTACCGCATGATCCAGAACAACCTCGATCCCGATGTCGCCTTCGACCCGGATCATCTGATCGTCTACGGTGGACGCGGGCGAGCGGCCCGCAACTGGGAGTGTTTCGACGCCATCCTTGCCACCCTCCGCCGACTCCGTCCCGACGAGACGCTGATTGTGCAATCGGGGAAGCCGGTCGCTGTCTTCCGTACTCACACCGACGCTCCCCGCGTGCTGATCGCCAATGCCAATCTGGTGCCGGCCTGGGCCACGCAGGCCAATTTCGACCGCTGGGAAGCTGCCGGGTTGACGATGTACGGGCAGATGACCGCCGGAAGCTGGATTTATATCGGTACCCAGGGTATCCTGCAAGGCACCTACGAGACCTTCGGCGCGCTGGCGCGCTCGGCGGGCTGGGGAACGCTCCGCGGCAGGCTGGTGGTCACTGCCGGTCTCGGTGAGATGGGTGGCGCGCAACCGCTGGCCGTGACCCTGAATGAAGGTGTGCTCATCGCAGTCGAGATTGACCGCTGGCGGGCAGAGCGTCGCCTGCGCCTGCGTCAGGTGGATCGCCTGAGCGATGATCTCGAAGAGGCGATGACCTGGGCCGAAGAGGCACGGGCGAGCGGCACGCCGCTTTCGATTGCGCTGATCGGTAACGCAGCCGAGCTACTGCCTGAGATGCTGCGCCGCGGTGTGGTTCCTGATGTGGCAACCGATCAGACCAGCGCCCACGATGTGCGTTACGGCTATATCCCTGCCGGATTGTCACTCGCCGAAGCTGCCGAACTACGCGAACGCGACCCCGCCGAGTATGATCGGCGTGCGCTGGCGTCGATGGCCGAACACGTGCGTACTCTGCTGGAATGGCAGCGCCGCGGCAGCATCGTCTTCGATTACGGCAACAACCTCCGCCAGCGCGCCTTCGATGCCGGTGTTCACGATGCGTTTAACTATCCCGGCTTCGTCCCGGCCTACATCCGACCTCTCTTCTGCGAAGGCAAGGGGCCGTTCCGCTGGGTGGCCCTCTCTGGCGACCCCGAAGACATCTACGTCACTGATCGCGCCATCGCCGAACTCTTCCCCCACGACGAACACCTCGGTCGCTGGTTGCGCCTTGCCCGCGACCACGTCGCCTTCCAGGGTCTCCCCGCCCGCATCTGCTGGCTGGGCTACGGCGAACGGGCACAAGCCGGCTTGCTTCTGAACGACCTGGTCGCTCGCGGCATCGTCAAAGCCCCGATTGTCATCGGTCGTGACCATCTCGACGCCGGTTCGGTCGCCAGCCCCAACCGCGAAACCGAAGGTATGCGCGACGGCTCCGATGCAATCGCCGACTGGCCGCTGCTCAACGCCCTGATCAACGCGGTCGGTGGCGCCACCTGGGTCAGCATCCATCACGGTGGTGGCGTCGGGATTGGCTACAGCATCCACGCCGGCCAGGTCATCGTCGCCGACGGCACGCCCGAAGCCGCCCGCCGCATCGAACGGGTGCTGACCACCGATCCCGGTATGGGAGTCGTCCGCCACGCCGATGCCGGCTATCCCGAAGCCATCGCGTTTGCCCGCCGTCACGGGATTGATATGCCAATGCTGGAGTGA
- the hutI gene encoding imidazolonepropionase — protein MSQLVTCAGPPGPRRGAAMRDVGIIPDGAVAIRGSTIIAVGSSNELRRRFRPAQEIDAGGHAVCPGLIDCHTHIVYAGDRVAEFEQRCAGATYQEIMAAGGGILRTMQLTRAATTTTLVAETLPRLNQMLRFGTTTAEVKTGYGLEQDAELRQLATIELLAAVQPIELVPTFLPAHAIPPEFADRPDAYIDLVVESMLPLAQERYRNSLFAGHHIPLFVDVFCERGAFDVAQSRRVLSAARERGLPRKAHVDEFTELGGLAMALEMEATSVDHLDVTGAAAFPALAASNTIAVLLPLVSINLGITHFAAARQMIDAGVAIALSTDANPGSAPSLSLPLTMAIACRYLRMVPAEALLATTVNAAHAIGLGGRIGALMPGMQADLIILAEADYRWLMYELGGTPIAQVIKRGQIVWKS, from the coding sequence GTGTCCCAGCTCGTCACCTGTGCCGGGCCACCTGGCCCTCGTCGTGGTGCCGCCATGCGCGATGTCGGCATCATTCCCGACGGCGCCGTGGCGATTCGCGGCTCGACCATCATCGCCGTCGGATCGAGTAACGAACTCCGCCGTCGTTTTCGTCCTGCGCAAGAAATTGATGCCGGCGGTCACGCCGTCTGCCCGGGTCTGATCGACTGCCATACCCACATCGTCTACGCCGGGGATCGGGTTGCCGAATTCGAGCAACGCTGCGCAGGTGCGACCTATCAAGAGATTATGGCCGCCGGTGGCGGCATCCTGCGCACAATGCAGCTCACCCGGGCTGCGACCACCACCACTCTGGTTGCCGAGACCCTGCCCAGGCTGAACCAGATGTTGCGGTTTGGTACCACCACCGCCGAAGTCAAAACCGGGTATGGTCTGGAGCAAGACGCCGAACTACGCCAGCTCGCCACCATCGAGCTGCTGGCTGCCGTCCAACCGATTGAACTGGTACCGACCTTCTTACCGGCTCACGCCATACCACCAGAGTTCGCCGACCGCCCCGATGCCTACATTGATCTGGTCGTCGAATCAATGTTGCCTCTGGCCCAGGAGCGCTACCGCAACTCGCTCTTCGCCGGACATCACATTCCCCTCTTCGTCGATGTCTTCTGCGAGCGCGGTGCCTTCGATGTCGCGCAGAGTCGCCGGGTGCTCAGTGCAGCCCGTGAACGCGGCTTGCCCCGCAAAGCGCACGTCGATGAGTTTACCGAATTGGGAGGACTGGCAATGGCCCTGGAAATGGAAGCCACCTCGGTCGACCATCTTGATGTGACCGGTGCCGCTGCCTTTCCCGCGCTGGCCGCCAGCAACACCATCGCCGTCTTGCTCCCGCTCGTCTCGATCAATCTCGGTATCACCCATTTTGCCGCTGCCCGGCAGATGATCGATGCCGGCGTCGCGATTGCCCTCAGCACCGATGCCAATCCCGGATCGGCGCCGTCGCTGTCGTTACCGCTAACTATGGCGATTGCCTGTCGCTACCTGCGGATGGTACCAGCCGAAGCCCTGCTGGCAACCACGGTCAATGCGGCACACGCTATCGGGCTGGGTGGCAGAATCGGTGCATTGATGCCCGGTATGCAGGCCGACCTGATCATCCTCGCCGAGGCCGATTACCGCTGGCTCATGTACGAGTTAGGCGGTACGCCGATCGCGCAGGTCATCAAACGCGGTCAGATTGTCTGGAAGTCGTGA